A segment of the Lelliottia amnigena genome:
AGCTGACGACGCAGCAATCCATGCTGCAACAGGCGGTGGTGGCGGGGGAGCGCGTATTTGAGCTGATGGACCGCCCGCGTCAGACCTATGGCGATGATGAGCGTGAGCTGCAAAGCGGCGCCATTGCGATTGAAAATGTCTCTTTCGCCTATCGCGAGGATCGGCTGGTGCTTCAGGATATCAACCTTGACATCCCGTCGCGCAGCTTTGTGGCGCTGGTGGGGCATACGGGGAGCGGGAAGAGTACGCTCGCCAGCCTGTTGATGGGCTACTATCCGCTGAGCCACGGCGAAATCCGCATTGATGGCCGACCGCTAGCTTCACTGAGTCACGGCGTGCTGCGCAAAGGGGTAGCGATGGTGCAGCAGGATCCGGTGGTGATGGCTGACTCCTTCTTTTCCAACGTCACGCTGGGACGGCCGTTTACGGAAGAACAGGTCTGGGACGTGCTGGAGAAAGTCCAACTCGCCGATCTGGTTCGCGGTATGAACGACGGAATATTCACGATGCTCGGTGAGCAGGGGAATACGCTTTCCGTCGGACAGAAACAGCTGCTGGCGCTGGCGCGCGTGCTGATTGAAACGCCGCAGGTGCTGATCCTGGATGAAGCGACCGCCAGTATAGATTCGGGTACCGAGCAGGCCATTCAGCAGGCGCTGGCTGCCGTCAGAGAGCACACCACGCTGGTGGTGATTGCGCACCGCCTTTCGACGATTGTCGATGCGGACACCATTCTGGTGCTGCATCGCGGACAAGCCGTTGAGCGTGGGAATCACCGCCAGCTGCTTGAGGCCAAAGGGCGCTATTGGCAAATGTATCAATTGCAGCTTGCCGGTGAAGAGCTGGCCGCCAGCACGCGCGAAGAGGAATCGTTGAGCGCGTAATGCACCAGAATTACGCACATTGCTAACAGGGATTTTCTGTTGGTGCAAAAATACAACGCATCATGCACTGTCATGGTGCGTTTTTTTTAGTTAAGTCCGAAATTCCCCCTCGCTTCGCCACGCCAGCCTGATTTTGTCCTCTTTTCCAACTCTGGCACAGGGCTTGCAATATCTCTTTCGTAAACGCTGCGGCCATTATTGAATTCTGACTGGAGGGGATCTATGAAGCTGGTTACGGTTGTCATCAAACCATTCAAACTCGAAGACGTACGTGAAGCGTTGTCTTCAATGGGTATTCAGGGACTGACGGTCACCGAAGTGAAAGGCTTTGGTCGTCAGAAGGGTCATGCGGAGCTCTATCGTGGAGCAGAATACAGCGTCAACTTCCTGCCTAAAGTGAAGATTGATGTGGCGATTGCTGACGATCAGCTTGATGAAGTGATCGATGTGGTCAGCAAAGCGGCCTACACCGGCAAAATTGGCGACGGCAAAATTTTCGTTGCCGAATTGCAGCGCGTCATTCGCATCCGTACGGGCGAAGCTGACGAAGCGGCACTGTAAGTAACTCCTGGCACACAGTGATAGGGATCGAGAAAATGAAGAAAACAACAATCAAACTGGCTCTGGGGTCTCTGGCACTGCTGCCGGGCCTGGCAATGGCGGCCCCTGCGGTGGCTGATAAAGCCGATAACGCTTTTATGATGATCTGCACCGCGCTGGTGCTGTTCATGACTATTCCGGGTATCGCGCTGTTCTACGGCGGCTTAATCCGCGGTAAAAACGTTCTGTCGATGCTGACTCAGGTTGCCGTGACGTTCGCGCTGGTCTGCGTGCTGTGGGTGGTTTACGGCTATTCACTGGCGTTCGGCGAAGGCAACGCCTTCTTCGGCAACTTTAACTGGGTAATGCTGAAAAATATTGAACTGACCGCTTTGATGGGCAGTTTCTACCAGTATATCCACGTCGCGTTCCAGGGCTCTTTCGCCGCGATTACGGTTGGCCTGATTGTTGGCGCGCTGGCGGAACGTATTCGCTTCTCAGCGGTGCTCATTTTCGTGGTGGTTTGGCTGACGCTCTCTTATGTGCCAATCGCGCATATGGTCTGGGGCGGCGGTCTGCTGGCTTCCCATGGCGCGCTGGACTTCGCAGGCGGTACGGTTGTTCACATTAACGCCGCGGTAGCAGGCCTGGTGGGTGCATACCTGATTGGCAAGCGCGTAGGTTTTGGCAAAGAAGCGTTCAAACCGCACAACCTGCCGATGGTCTTCACGGGCACCGCGATTCTGTACTTTGGCTGGTTTGGCTTCAACGCTGGCTCTGCGAGCGCCGCGAACGAAATCGCCGCTTTGGCCTTTGTGAACACAGTTGTCGCAACCGCTGGCGCAATCCTTTCATGGGTGTTCGGCGAGTGGGTGGTACGGGGTAAACCGTCTCTGCTGGGCGCGTGTTCCGGTGCGATTGCCGGTCTGGTCGGTATCACGCCAGCCTGTGGTTATGTGGGCGTAGGCGGAGCACTGATCGTGGGTCTGGTTGCCGGTCTGGCAGGTCTGTGGGGCGTGACTGCGCTGAAACGTATTCTGCGTGTAGATGACCCTTGTGACGTCTTCGGCGTGCACGGTGTGTGCGGTATCGTTGGCTGCATCATGACCGGTATCTTTGCCTCAACGTCTCTGGGCGGTGTGGGTTATGCAGAAGGTGTGACCATGGGCCATCAGGTTCTGGTTCAGCTGGAAAGCATCGGCGTGACGATTGTCTGGTCTGGTGTCGTCGCCTTCATTGCCTACAAACTTGCTGATATGACCGTGGGTCTGCGTGTACCTGAAGAGCAGGAACGCGAAGGTCTGGACGTCAACAGCCATGGCGAGAATGCGTATAACGCGTAATAAAAGCAAAAAGGCAACGTAAGTTGCCTTTTTAATGTTTCACCCTCTCCCGCGGGAGATGGCTGGGGTGAG
Coding sequences within it:
- the glnK gene encoding nitrogen regulatory protein P-II 2; amino-acid sequence: MKLVTVVIKPFKLEDVREALSSMGIQGLTVTEVKGFGRQKGHAELYRGAEYSVNFLPKVKIDVAIADDQLDEVIDVVSKAAYTGKIGDGKIFVAELQRVIRIRTGEADEAAL
- the amtB gene encoding Ammonia channel; its protein translation is MKKTTIKLALGSLALLPGLAMAAPAVADKADNAFMMICTALVLFMTIPGIALFYGGLIRGKNVLSMLTQVAVTFALVCVLWVVYGYSLAFGEGNAFFGNFNWVMLKNIELTALMGSFYQYIHVAFQGSFAAITVGLIVGALAERIRFSAVLIFVVVWLTLSYVPIAHMVWGGGLLASHGALDFAGGTVVHINAAVAGLVGAYLIGKRVGFGKEAFKPHNLPMVFTGTAILYFGWFGFNAGSASAANEIAALAFVNTVVATAGAILSWVFGEWVVRGKPSLLGACSGAIAGLVGITPACGYVGVGGALIVGLVAGLAGLWGVTALKRILRVDDPCDVFGVHGVCGIVGCIMTGIFASTSLGGVGYAEGVTMGHQVLVQLESIGVTIVWSGVVAFIAYKLADMTVGLRVPEEQEREGLDVNSHGENAYNA